A portion of the Meriones unguiculatus strain TT.TT164.6M chromosome 14, Bangor_MerUng_6.1, whole genome shotgun sequence genome contains these proteins:
- the LOC110542195 gene encoding olfactory receptor 52Z1P-like — MKVDSSFHNHTGPQDVWYVLIGIPGLEHLHAWIAIPICSMYIVAVIGNVLLIFLIVTERSLHEPMYLFLFMLALADLLLSTATAPKMLAIFWFHSKSISFGSCVSQMFFIHFIFVAESAILLAMAFDRYVAICYPLRYSSILTSSVIGKIGTAAVLRSLFICGPFIFLVHRLLYCGRNVIPHSYCEHMGIARLACDSITVNIIYGLTMALLSTGLDIMLIIISYTMILSTVFQIPSWAARCKALNTCGSHICVILMFYTPAFFSFFAHRFGGKAIPSHMHILVANLYVVVPPMLNPIIYGVKTKQIQDRVVFLFSSLSTWC; from the coding sequence ATGAAGGTGGACTCCTCCTTTCACAATCACACTGGCCCACAGGATGTGTGGTATGTTCTGATTGGGATCCCAGGCCTGGAACACCTGCACGCCTGGATTGCCATCCCCATCTGTTCTATGTACATCGTGGCTGTCATAGGCAATGTTCTCCTGATCTTCCTGATAGTGACTGAACGCAGTCTCCATGAGCCCATGTATCTTTTCCTTTTCATGCTGGCCTTAGCAGATCTTCTGCTCTCCACAGCCACTGCCCCCAAGATGCTGGCCATCTTCTGGTTTCATTCCAAGAGTATATCCTTTGGTAGCTGTGTCTCCCAAATGTTCTTCATTCATTTCATCTTTGTGGCAGAGTCTGCCATTCTTCTGGCCATGGCAtttgaccgctatgtggccatctgttACCCTCTTAGATACAGCAGCATCCTCACTTCCTCAGTCATTGGCAAGATCGGCACAGCCGCTGTGCTCAGAAGCCTTTTCATCTGCGGTCCCTTCATCTTCCTGGTCCATCGACTTCTGTATTGTGGGAGAAATGTAATTCCCCATTCATACTGTGAGCACATGGGCATTGCCAGGTTGGCATGTGACAGTATCACTGTCAACATCATATATGGCCTGACCATGGCCTTGCTGTCTACAGGGCTGGATATAATGCTCATCATTATTTCCTATACCATGATCCTTAGCACCGTTTTCCAGATCCCTTCCTGGGCTGCCAGATGCAAGGCCCTCAACACATGTGGCTCCCACATCTGTGTCATTCTAATGTTCTACACACCtgcattcttttcattttttgccCATCGCTTTGGAGGCAAAGCCATCCCTAGCCACATGCACATCCTAGTGGCCAATCTGTATGTGGTGGTGCCCCCTATGCTTAACCCCATCATTTACGGGGTGAAAACCAAGCAAATTCAAGATAgagtggtttttcttttctcctcattGAGTACATGGTGTTAA